One Methylobacterium sp. AMS5 genomic region harbors:
- a CDS encoding alpha/beta hydrolase, whose protein sequence is MAEGDDLFPGFAPLWIEGPAGRWFGRAGGPESAPPLLLLHGFPQSHAMWHRLAPALAETHRVIALDVKGYGWSAAPDSGSGENAYAKRRLGAEIVAVMERLGHIRFALAGHDRGARIGYRLALDEPGRIERLALLDIVPTDVQWARIEANPDANPHWPFLSRPAPEPEEAIRRDPDGYFEGLLRDWTAAHDLTAFDARALTLYRHAWNVPERIHAMCEDYRAGGADGPDRAADRADLAAGRTLPMPVLVLASEAYLDRDKPETALAAWQQTFAPRAQGARIASGHFMAEEAPEPTLRALKSFLAA, encoded by the coding sequence ATGGCAGAGGGCGACGACCTGTTTCCCGGCTTCGCGCCGCTGTGGATCGAGGGGCCGGCGGGCCGCTGGTTCGGCCGGGCCGGCGGTCCCGAATCGGCACCGCCGCTCCTGCTGCTGCACGGCTTTCCGCAGAGCCACGCGATGTGGCACCGGCTGGCGCCGGCGCTCGCCGAGACGCACCGCGTCATCGCCCTCGACGTGAAAGGCTACGGCTGGTCGGCCGCGCCGGATTCGGGGAGCGGGGAGAACGCCTACGCCAAGCGGCGGCTCGGGGCGGAGATCGTCGCGGTGATGGAGCGGCTCGGCCATATCCGCTTCGCGCTGGCCGGCCATGATCGCGGTGCCCGCATCGGCTACCGGCTGGCGCTGGACGAACCCGGCCGGATCGAGCGGCTCGCGCTGCTCGACATCGTGCCGACCGACGTGCAGTGGGCCCGCATCGAGGCGAATCCCGACGCGAACCCGCACTGGCCGTTCCTGTCGCGCCCCGCCCCGGAACCGGAGGAGGCGATCCGCCGCGATCCGGACGGCTATTTCGAGGGGCTGCTGCGCGACTGGACCGCCGCGCACGATCTGACTGCCTTCGACGCCCGCGCGCTCACCCTCTACCGGCACGCCTGGAACGTCCCCGAGCGCATCCACGCGATGTGCGAGGATTACCGGGCCGGCGGCGCCGACGGGCCGGACCGCGCCGCCGACCGCGCCGACCTCGCCGCGGGCCGGACCCTGCCGATGCCGGTGCTCGTGCTCGCGAGCGAGGCCTATCTCGATCGGGACAAGCCCGAGACCGCGCTGGCAGCCTGGCAACAGACCTTTGCGCCACGGGCGCAGGGCGCCCGCATCGCCTCCGGCCACTTCATGGCCGAGGAAGCGCCGGAGCCGACGCTGCGGGCGCTAAAGAGCTTTCTCGCAGCGTAA
- a CDS encoding SDR family oxidoreductase encodes MVPTYQRALIVGAGPGLSASLARLFTAEGLKVGLAARNVEKLSDLAAETGAVVHACDATDPGQVEALFPRLEPALGGAPDVVVYNASGRLRGATVDLDPEAVARALSVSAYGGFLVAQAAARRMLPHRHGAILFTGASASVKGFAGSAPFAMGKFALRGLAQSLAREWQPQGIHVAHIVIDGAIRSAARPDPQDHPDATLDPDAIAKSYLALLRQDRSAWTDEIALRPWVERF; translated from the coding sequence ATGGTCCCGACCTACCAGCGCGCCCTGATCGTCGGTGCCGGCCCCGGTCTGAGCGCCTCGCTGGCGCGCCTGTTCACGGCCGAGGGGCTGAAGGTCGGGCTTGCCGCGCGAAATGTCGAAAAGCTGAGCGATCTCGCCGCGGAGACGGGGGCCGTGGTCCATGCCTGCGATGCCACCGATCCGGGGCAGGTCGAGGCCCTGTTCCCCCGGCTCGAACCGGCGCTGGGCGGTGCGCCGGACGTGGTGGTCTACAACGCCAGCGGCCGGCTGCGCGGGGCCACCGTCGATCTCGATCCTGAGGCGGTGGCCCGCGCCCTCTCGGTCTCGGCCTATGGCGGCTTCCTCGTGGCGCAGGCCGCCGCCCGGCGGATGCTGCCCCACCGCCACGGCGCGATCCTGTTCACCGGCGCTTCGGCGAGCGTGAAGGGCTTTGCGGGCTCGGCCCCCTTCGCCATGGGCAAGTTCGCCCTGCGGGGCCTCGCGCAGAGCCTTGCCCGCGAATGGCAGCCCCAGGGCATCCATGTCGCCCATATCGTGATCGATGGCGCCATCCGCTCCGCCGCCCGGCCCGATCCGCAGGACCATCCCGACGCGACTCTCGATCCGGACGCCATCGCGAAAAGCTACCTCGCCCTCCTGCGCCAGGATCGCAGCGCCTGGACCGACGAGATCGCCCTCCGGCCGTGGGTCGAGCGCTTTTGA
- a CDS encoding nucleoside deaminase: MPGFLDLAFTAAREAAALGEVPVGAAVVRDGTVLAVAGNRPRTLCDPTAHAEILAIRAACAALRDERLTGCDLYVTLEPCPMCAGAIAFARIRRLYYAASDPKGGGVEHGPRVFNQPTCHHAPEVYSGFREGEAAGLLRDFFSERRG, translated from the coding sequence ATGCCCGGTTTCCTCGACCTCGCCTTCACCGCCGCCCGCGAGGCCGCGGCGTTGGGCGAGGTGCCGGTCGGCGCGGCCGTGGTGCGGGACGGGACCGTGCTCGCGGTCGCGGGCAACCGGCCGCGCACGCTGTGCGACCCCACGGCCCATGCCGAGATCCTGGCGATCCGCGCCGCCTGCGCCGCGCTGCGCGACGAGCGGCTCACCGGCTGCGACCTCTACGTCACCCTGGAGCCCTGCCCGATGTGCGCGGGCGCGATCGCCTTCGCCCGCATCCGCCGGCTCTACTACGCCGCCTCCGACCCCAAGGGCGGCGGCGTCGAGCACGGCCCCCGCGTGTTCAACCAGCCGACCTGCCACCACGCGCCGGAGGTCTATTCGGGCTTTCGCGAGGGCGAGGCGGCCGGCCTCCTCAGGGATTTCTTTTCGGAAAGGCGGGGGTGA